Sequence from the Amycolatopsis sp. NBC_00345 genome:
GACTCGATCTTCGACGGCGAGCGGCGCGCCCTGGCCCGAGAGCGTCACGCGATCATCGCGGACAACGTCGAGCTGCGGGAACGTGAGCTGCTCAAGCACACCACCCTGACCACGGCCATGGCACGCGCCCTCCGCGAACGCGGGGAGCCGGAAGCGGTCGCGAACCTCGCCGCCGAATTCGGCGGTCTCGCCCTGAACATCGCCTTCGCCCGCTGGATCGAGCCGACGGCCGAGAAGGACTTCGCCCCCCTCGCCCGGCAGGCGGTCGACGAGCTGCGGGCCACCACCGCCGCACTCGGCTGAGAGCCCAAGGACTCGTGAGTGTTTATGACGGTTCTAACCGGCATAAACACTCACGAGTCCGGAGCTAGTCCAGCTCGGCGGCCTCCGCCCGCAGGTCCGGGACCCGGCCCGGGTTCGTCCACTCGTACAGCCGCAAGGCGAGCGCGTACTGCTCCCGCGCCGCGTCCACGGATCCCCCCGCCCGGAGGATGCGCGCGAGCGTGGCGCGCAGAACGCCTTCCTGCAGTTCGAGTTGACGCGCCGTGGCCAGCTCGATGCCGTCGCGCGTGTAGCGCTCGGCCGCGGCCCGGTCGCCGGCGCGCAGGTGCAGCTCGGCGAGATTGTTCAGGGACACCACGGCGTAGCTGTCATCGCCCAGCTCGCGGTCGATCTCCAGCGAGCCCAGCTGGTGGGCGATCGCGTCCTGGACGCGGCCGGCGCGCTTCTCCGTCTCGGCGCAGTTGGCCAGCGCCTGCCCACGCAGCTCGAGGTCTCCGGTCCGCTCGGTCTCCGCGACGGCCTCACGCAGCCGCTCGATGGCCTCATCATGGTGGGACAACAGGGAAAGCGCGCTGCCGAGGTGGATGTTCGCCGACGTCACCAGCCGCTTGTCACCCAGCTCGGTGGCCAGGTCGAGGGCGCGCTCGGCGTCGGCGAGACAGCCCTGCGGCAGCTCGAACGTCAACGCGATGGAGCAGCGGGAGATGAGCATCCAGCACTGCCCGAGCACCTCGCCCACGGCCTCGGCCGCGGCCAGCCCGAGGTCGACCAC
This genomic interval carries:
- a CDS encoding TetR/AcrR family transcriptional regulator, with translation MGRWEPNARERLELAALELFRERGYDSTTVAEIATRAGLTKRSFFRHFADKRELLFSGQELIVQLIADAIIGAPSSATPLDAITAALVAFDSIFDGERRALARERHAIIADNVELRERELLKHTTLTTAMARALRERGEPEAVANLAAEFGGLALNIAFARWIEPTAEKDFAPLARQAVDELRATTAALG